A genome region from Myxococcales bacterium includes the following:
- the purD gene encoding phosphoribosylamine--glycine ligase: MKILVVGSGGREHALAWRLARGGHAVIAAPGNPGIAAVAECVAVGVGDLAGLEALAIARGVDLVVVGPEAPLVAGLADRLRGQGVPTFGPGAAGAQLEGSKAWSKQFFARHGIRTARFFVVDDVAGADAAIAALGGACVVKADGLCAGKGVVVAADGDEARAAAAAMLDGRFGAAGRRLVIEAKIRGREVSLLALTDGAQLEVLAPAEDHKTLLDGDRGPNTGGMGTVSPAWVPDEVVARARVEILEPTVRGLAAEGIDYRGVLYAGLMVEPDGTPWLIEYNCRFGDPETQPVMARLVGDLGAVLAGAAAGAMPTGALAWDPRTAVCVVVAAAGYPEAPRAGDPIGGLDGLDADDRVVFHAGTARADGALVSAGGRVLGVTALGADVAAARAHAYAAVDRIDLAGRQVRRDIGLRA, from the coding sequence ATGAAGATCCTTGTCGTCGGCAGTGGTGGTCGTGAGCACGCCCTGGCGTGGCGGCTCGCGCGCGGCGGCCACGCGGTGATCGCGGCGCCGGGCAACCCGGGCATCGCGGCGGTGGCCGAGTGCGTCGCGGTCGGCGTCGGCGATCTCGCCGGCCTCGAGGCCCTGGCGATCGCGCGCGGCGTCGACCTGGTCGTGGTCGGGCCCGAGGCGCCGCTGGTCGCGGGCCTGGCCGACCGGCTGCGCGGGCAGGGCGTGCCGACGTTCGGGCCCGGCGCCGCCGGGGCCCAGCTCGAGGGTAGCAAGGCGTGGAGCAAGCAGTTCTTCGCCCGCCACGGCATCCGCACCGCGCGGTTCTTCGTGGTCGACGACGTCGCCGGCGCCGACGCGGCGATCGCCGCGCTCGGCGGCGCGTGCGTGGTCAAGGCCGACGGCCTGTGCGCGGGCAAGGGCGTCGTGGTCGCGGCCGACGGCGACGAGGCCCGGGCCGCGGCGGCCGCGATGCTCGACGGGCGCTTCGGCGCCGCCGGGCGTCGGCTGGTGATCGAGGCGAAGATCCGGGGCCGCGAGGTGTCGCTCCTGGCGCTGACCGACGGCGCGCAGCTCGAGGTGCTGGCGCCGGCCGAGGATCACAAGACGCTCCTCGACGGCGACCGCGGGCCCAACACCGGCGGCATGGGCACGGTCAGCCCGGCCTGGGTGCCGGACGAGGTCGTGGCGCGCGCGCGGGTCGAGATCCTCGAGCCGACCGTGCGCGGGCTCGCGGCCGAGGGCATCGACTACCGCGGCGTGCTCTACGCCGGCCTGATGGTCGAGCCCGACGGCACGCCGTGGCTCATCGAGTACAACTGCCGCTTCGGCGATCCGGAGACCCAGCCGGTCATGGCCCGCCTCGTCGGCGATCTCGGCGCGGTGCTCGCGGGCGCGGCCGCGGGCGCGATGCCCACCGGCGCGCTCGCGTGGGATCCGCGCACCGCGGTGTGCGTCGTCGTCGCCGCCGCCGGCTACCCCGAGGCGCCGCGCGCCGGCGATCCGATCGGCGGGCTCGACGGCCTCGACGCCGACGATCGCGTGGTGTTCCACGCCGGCACCGCCCGCGCCGACGGCGCGCTGGTGTCGGCCGGCGGCCGGGTCCTGGGCGTGACCGCGCTCGGCGCCGACGTCGCGGCCGCGCGCGCCCACGCCTACGCCGCGGTCGATCGGATCGACCTCGCCGGCCGCCAGGTGCGCCGCGACATCGGCCTGCGCGCGTGA
- the purH gene encoding bifunctional phosphoribosylaminoimidazolecarboxamide formyltransferase/IMP cyclohydrolase: MHRSLPSDSIPGAVTLRRALISVSDKRGVVELGAALAARGVEILSTGGTASALAAAGVPVVQVSAWTGAPEILDGRVKTLHPKVHGGLLGRPIAAHQAEMAAHGIEAIDLVVVNLYPFEAAIARPDVTYGDAIENIDIGGPAMLRSAAKNHERVTVVVDPDDYAGLIAELAAADGAVSAPRRLALARKAFAHTAAYDGAIAAYLGAVADDAVTRPTVAPARAPYPTTLTVQWHKQYDLRYGENPHQTAAFYADRASPLPRVPATRPSLATAEVLGGKQLSYNNLLDLDAALGLALEFAAEARPAAIVVKHNNPCGVALGDSLAAAYVRARAADPVSAFGGIVAVTRPVDAELAALLAETFLECVIAPGYSDEARAVLAGKKNLRLVAATGTWAVDTATVASVRTIAGGALVQTVDAAWVDLAGARVATRRAPDASELADLAFAWRVGKHVKSNAIVFARDGVTLAIGAGQMSRVDSVKICERKAGDALRGSVVASDAFFPFRDGLDVLAAAGARAVAQPGGSVRDDEVTAAADEHGLAMVMTGTRHFRH, translated from the coding sequence ATGCATCGTTCTCTCCCCTCGGATTCAATCCCCGGCGCCGTCACCCTGCGGCGCGCGCTGATCTCGGTGTCCGACAAGCGCGGCGTGGTCGAGCTCGGCGCCGCCCTGGCCGCGCGCGGCGTCGAGATCCTGTCGACCGGCGGCACGGCCTCGGCCCTGGCCGCCGCCGGCGTGCCGGTCGTCCAGGTGTCGGCGTGGACCGGCGCGCCCGAGATCCTCGACGGGCGCGTCAAGACGCTGCACCCCAAGGTCCACGGCGGCCTGCTCGGGCGGCCGATCGCGGCGCACCAGGCCGAGATGGCGGCCCACGGCATCGAGGCGATCGACCTCGTGGTCGTGAACCTGTACCCGTTCGAGGCGGCGATCGCGCGCCCCGACGTGACCTACGGCGACGCGATCGAGAACATCGACATCGGCGGGCCGGCGATGCTGCGCTCGGCCGCGAAGAACCACGAGCGGGTCACCGTCGTGGTCGACCCCGACGACTACGCCGGGCTGATCGCCGAGCTGGCGGCCGCCGACGGCGCGGTCTCGGCCCCGCGGCGGCTGGCGCTGGCCCGCAAGGCCTTCGCGCACACCGCCGCCTACGACGGCGCGATCGCCGCCTACCTGGGCGCGGTCGCCGACGACGCGGTCACGCGGCCGACGGTGGCGCCGGCGCGCGCGCCGTACCCGACCACGCTGACCGTGCAGTGGCACAAGCAGTACGACCTGCGCTACGGCGAGAACCCGCACCAGACCGCCGCGTTCTACGCCGACCGGGCGTCGCCGCTGCCGCGGGTGCCGGCCACGCGCCCGAGCCTGGCGACCGCCGAGGTGCTCGGCGGCAAGCAGCTCTCGTACAACAACCTGCTCGATCTCGACGCGGCGCTCGGCCTCGCGCTCGAGTTCGCGGCCGAGGCGCGCCCGGCGGCGATCGTCGTCAAGCACAACAACCCGTGCGGGGTCGCGCTCGGCGACAGCCTCGCCGCCGCGTACGTGCGCGCGCGCGCGGCCGATCCGGTCAGCGCGTTCGGCGGCATCGTCGCGGTGACCCGGCCGGTCGACGCGGAGCTGGCCGCGCTCCTGGCCGAGACGTTCCTCGAGTGCGTGATCGCGCCGGGCTACTCCGACGAGGCGCGCGCGGTCCTCGCGGGCAAGAAGAACCTGCGGCTGGTGGCGGCGACCGGCACCTGGGCGGTCGACACCGCGACCGTCGCGAGCGTGCGGACGATCGCCGGCGGCGCGCTGGTCCAGACCGTCGACGCCGCCTGGGTCGACCTCGCCGGCGCGCGCGTCGCCACCCGGCGCGCGCCCGACGCCAGCGAGCTGGCCGACCTGGCGTTCGCGTGGCGCGTCGGCAAGCACGTCAAGTCCAACGCGATCGTGTTCGCGCGCGACGGCGTGACCCTGGCCATCGGCGCGGGCCAGATGAGCCGGGTCGACTCGGTCAAGATCTGCGAGCGCAAGGCCGGCGACGCCCTGCGCGGCAGCGTCGTCGCCTCCGACGCGTTCTTCCCGTTCCGCGACGGCCTCGACGTGCTGGCCGCGGCCGGCGCCCGCGCGGTGGCGCAGCCCGGCGGCTCGGTGCGCGACGACGAGGTCACCGCCGCCGCCGACGAGCACGGCCTCGCGATGGTGATGACCGGGACGCGGCACTTCAGACATTGA
- a CDS encoding MerR family transcriptional regulator has translation MTTPTTSIDHALHAGGPHLGFDGDALIIGGAGRVEALVARRRRGDGAQAPRDQLTEADLRAIEDTYADGITAVQIVEVFVSRGIRFSEATFRKYVQQGLLPRSRRIGRKGKNKGSLGMYPAKTVRRIDHVKRLMGEGYTIEQIQAQFLQFTDLVENVSEAIDVLLERLDEDLAAPALEAAARRGLAKDMAEARRLGEDLVTRLTALTQRALAPRAAELRKAGAADDAEDLL, from the coding sequence ATGACCACGCCGACCACCTCCATCGATCACGCGCTGCACGCCGGAGGCCCGCACCTGGGCTTCGACGGCGACGCGCTGATCATCGGTGGCGCCGGCCGGGTCGAGGCGCTCGTGGCCCGCCGCCGCCGCGGCGACGGCGCCCAGGCGCCCCGCGATCAGCTGACCGAGGCAGACCTCCGCGCCATCGAGGACACCTACGCCGACGGCATCACCGCGGTGCAGATCGTCGAGGTCTTCGTCAGCCGCGGCATCCGGTTCTCCGAGGCGACGTTCCGCAAGTACGTGCAGCAGGGCCTGCTGCCGCGCAGCCGCCGGATCGGCCGCAAGGGCAAGAACAAGGGCTCGCTCGGGATGTACCCGGCCAAGACCGTCCGCCGCATCGACCACGTCAAGCGGCTGATGGGCGAGGGCTACACGATCGAGCAGATCCAGGCCCAGTTCCTCCAGTTCACCGACCTGGTGGAGAACGTGTCCGAGGCGATCGACGTCCTGCTCGAGCGCCTCGACGAGGACCTCGCCGCGCCGGCGCTCGAGGCCGCCGCGCGCCGGGGCCTGGCGAAGGACATGGCCGAGGCCCGCCGCCTCGGCGAGGACCTGGTGACGCGGCTGACCGCGCTCACCCAGCGGGCGCTGGCCCCGCGCGCGGCCGAGCTGCGCAAGGCCGGCGCCGCCGACGACGCCGAGGATCTGTTGTGA
- a CDS encoding penicillin-insensitive murein endopeptidase codes for MRCLMLSLVAGLALAASACVELGVVGDGTTVSVGGAADGVLLDGAELPDRGVGYEVPARWRARGSQWGTDELVALVVGAGRRVAEDLPGARIGVADMSRRGGGPGPHHRSHQTGRDVDLLFFVRDPSGRPVALTEMRHFGDEGRTVDGGPPLRFDVARTWVLVRALLADRGVVIDHLFIYAPLRSLLLDHARAIGEPEGLVAWAGQVLSQPGDSAPHDDHLHVRIRCPLSDGLCVDGGRARVKKARAIVAARVATTLAAHPIVGSPWLRGPRW; via the coding sequence GTGCGGTGCCTGATGCTGTCCCTCGTCGCCGGGCTCGCGCTCGCCGCGAGCGCGTGCGTCGAGCTGGGCGTGGTCGGCGACGGCACGACGGTCTCGGTCGGCGGCGCCGCCGACGGGGTGCTGCTCGACGGCGCCGAGCTGCCCGACCGCGGGGTCGGCTACGAGGTGCCGGCGCGGTGGCGCGCGCGCGGCAGCCAGTGGGGCACCGACGAGCTGGTCGCGCTGGTGGTCGGCGCCGGCCGACGCGTGGCCGAGGACCTCCCCGGCGCGCGCATCGGCGTCGCCGACATGTCCCGGCGCGGCGGTGGCCCGGGCCCTCACCATCGCTCGCACCAGACCGGGCGCGACGTCGATCTGCTGTTCTTCGTCCGCGACCCCAGCGGCCGGCCGGTGGCGCTGACCGAGATGCGCCACTTCGGCGACGAGGGCCGCACCGTCGATGGCGGCCCGCCGCTCCGGTTCGACGTCGCCCGCACCTGGGTGCTGGTGCGCGCGCTGCTCGCCGATCGCGGCGTCGTGATCGACCACCTGTTCATCTACGCGCCGCTGCGCTCGCTCCTGCTCGATCACGCGCGCGCGATCGGCGAGCCCGAGGGCCTGGTCGCCTGGGCCGGCCAGGTGCTGTCCCAGCCCGGCGACTCGGCGCCCCACGACGATCACCTGCACGTGCGCATCCGCTGCCCGCTCAGCGACGGCCTGTGCGTCGACGGCGGCCGCGCGCGCGTCAAGAAGGCGCGCGCGATCGTCGCGGCCCGGGTCGCGACGACGCTGGCGGCCCACCCGATCGTCGGCTCACCCTGGCTGCGCGGCCCGCGCTGGTAG
- a CDS encoding beta-lactamase family protein → MLIAIAAGACGARPRPTPAVASPVAGDDEVLAGPVRPLDVAALDAFIDDARARLAVPGAAVAITRDGEVIYQHVVGVRRLGEPAPITVDTRFLLGSVTKPLTTLMEAALVDAGVVRWDDRVTTLLPGFALADAALTARLELWHMSCACSGVGAQDLDNIFEGEVGPEARLAAMATMRPTAALGATYQYSNLMVAAGGYAAAHAAEPARGLGDAYAAVMQRTVFDPIGMTATTLALDAVERGDHASPHALALDGTTRAMPVAIEGGVRSIAPAGAAWSTVRDVARYVATEAARGVAPGGRRVVSAANVEARWRRRIADGDGPDSGYGLGVGVDRYHGVRLLGHDGGAFGFGTTVAVLPDLGVGVVILTNVRNGGAAEQLPFNAVVERAVLEALLVGARPEAAARLTALVQARAEADAAAGQGVELAPPPSWAAGLAGTYRDPRLGDVVVRPAVHGGSFDAGEWRSDFGRRARPDGVVELVLVDPPFAGTGLAIEGDAAHLRIVVPDALVTYRLERVGP, encoded by the coding sequence GTGCTCATCGCGATCGCCGCGGGCGCGTGCGGGGCCCGTCCGCGGCCGACGCCGGCGGTCGCGTCCCCGGTGGCGGGCGACGACGAGGTCCTGGCGGGGCCGGTGCGCCCGCTCGACGTCGCCGCGCTCGACGCGTTCATCGATGACGCGCGCGCGCGCCTGGCGGTGCCCGGCGCGGCGGTCGCGATCACCCGCGACGGCGAGGTGATCTACCAGCACGTCGTCGGCGTCCGTCGGCTGGGCGAGCCGGCGCCGATCACCGTCGACACCCGGTTCCTGCTGGGCTCGGTCACCAAGCCGCTGACCACGCTCATGGAGGCGGCGCTGGTCGACGCCGGGGTCGTGCGCTGGGACGATCGCGTCACGACGCTCTTGCCGGGGTTCGCGCTGGCCGACGCCGCGCTGACCGCGCGCCTCGAGCTGTGGCACATGTCGTGCGCGTGCTCGGGCGTCGGGGCCCAGGACCTCGACAACATCTTCGAGGGCGAGGTCGGGCCCGAGGCCCGGCTGGCGGCGATGGCGACGATGCGGCCGACCGCGGCGCTCGGCGCCACCTACCAGTACTCGAACCTGATGGTCGCCGCCGGCGGCTACGCCGCGGCCCACGCCGCCGAGCCCGCCCGGGGCCTGGGCGACGCCTACGCCGCGGTGATGCAGCGGACCGTGTTCGATCCGATCGGCATGACCGCGACGACGCTCGCGCTCGACGCGGTCGAGCGCGGCGATCACGCCAGCCCGCACGCGCTCGCGCTCGACGGCACCACCCGCGCGATGCCGGTGGCGATCGAGGGCGGGGTCCGGTCGATCGCGCCGGCCGGCGCCGCCTGGTCGACGGTGCGCGACGTCGCGCGCTACGTCGCGACCGAGGCCGCCCGCGGCGTGGCGCCGGGCGGGCGGCGCGTGGTCTCGGCCGCGAACGTCGAGGCCCGGTGGCGCCGGCGGATCGCCGACGGCGACGGCCCCGACAGCGGCTACGGCCTCGGCGTCGGGGTCGACCGCTACCACGGGGTGCGCCTGCTCGGCCACGACGGCGGCGCGTTCGGGTTCGGCACGACGGTCGCGGTGCTGCCCGACCTCGGCGTCGGGGTCGTCATCCTCACCAACGTCCGCAACGGCGGCGCCGCCGAGCAGCTGCCGTTCAACGCGGTGGTCGAGCGCGCGGTGCTCGAGGCGCTGCTGGTCGGCGCGCGGCCCGAGGCCGCGGCGCGCCTGACCGCGCTGGTGCAGGCCCGGGCTGAGGCCGACGCCGCGGCCGGGCAGGGCGTCGAGCTCGCGCCGCCCCCGAGCTGGGCCGCGGGCCTGGCGGGCACCTACCGCGATCCGCGCCTGGGCGACGTGGTCGTCCGGCCCGCGGTCCACGGCGGCAGCTTCGACGCCGGCGAGTGGCGCAGCGACTTCGGGCGACGGGCGCGCCCCGACGGCGTGGTCGAGCTGGTGCTGGTCGATCCGCCGTTCGCGGGGACCGGCCTGGCGATCGAGGGCGACGCCGCCCACCTGCGGATCGTCGTGCCGGACGCGCTCGTGACGTACCGGCTCGAGCGCGTCGGGCCCTGA
- the dnaK gene encoding molecular chaperone DnaK codes for MGKIIGIDLGTTNSVVCIMDGKEPKVITNEEGARLTPSVVAFDDRGEVLVGQIARRQAITNPENTVFSSKRLIGRKFSDPVTQEELKRVPYKVSAGANGDCVIECRGKKMSPPEISARVLMKLKRAAEEYLGEPVTEAVITVPAYFNDSQRQATKDAGRIAGLDVKRIINEPTAAALAYGLDKGKEHTIAVFDMGGGTFDISILEVGDKVVEVISTNGDTHLGGDDIDNRVMDWLIAEFKKDTGIDVAKDKMVLQRLKEAAEKAKIELSNVQETEVNLPYLTADATGPKHLLKKLARPAFERMIEDIVARAMEPCKKALADAGKKAADIDEVVLVGGSTRIPMVGQRVKDFFGREPNRTVNPDEVVALGAAVQGGVLTGDVKDILLLDVTPLSLAIETYGGVATVLIPRNTTIPTRKAETFSTASDNQTTVEVHVTQGERPMSKDNKTLGKFQLGGIPPAPRGVPQIEVSFDIDANGILNVTAKDKATGAERNIQITASGGLSEADIKRAVDEAASHEAEDKARKEAIEARNQLDSLLYGTRKLVKENEGKLSDADKLQAEEEFKKADEVLEANKEPSEPEALRAAFESLQAVAHKIAESMYKSAGGPGDGAPEGEPEAASGGADDVIDADFTDKT; via the coding sequence ATGGGCAAGATCATCGGCATCGACCTCGGCACGACCAACTCCGTCGTCTGCATCATGGACGGCAAGGAGCCGAAGGTCATCACGAACGAAGAGGGCGCTCGGCTGACCCCGTCGGTGGTCGCGTTCGACGACCGCGGCGAGGTCCTGGTCGGGCAGATCGCCCGCCGCCAGGCCATCACCAACCCCGAGAACACCGTGTTCTCGTCCAAGCGGCTCATCGGCCGCAAGTTCTCCGACCCGGTCACCCAGGAGGAGCTCAAGCGGGTGCCGTACAAGGTCTCCGCGGGCGCCAACGGCGACTGCGTGATCGAGTGCCGCGGCAAGAAGATGTCGCCGCCCGAGATCTCGGCCCGCGTGCTGATGAAGCTCAAGCGCGCCGCCGAGGAGTACCTGGGCGAGCCCGTGACCGAGGCCGTCATCACGGTGCCGGCGTACTTCAACGACTCGCAGCGCCAGGCCACCAAGGACGCCGGGCGGATCGCCGGGCTCGACGTCAAGCGCATCATCAACGAGCCGACCGCGGCCGCGCTGGCGTACGGCCTCGACAAGGGCAAGGAGCACACCATCGCCGTGTTCGACATGGGCGGCGGCACCTTCGACATCTCGATCCTCGAGGTCGGCGACAAGGTGGTCGAGGTCATCTCGACCAACGGCGACACCCACCTCGGCGGCGACGACATCGACAACCGGGTCATGGACTGGCTGATCGCCGAGTTCAAGAAGGACACCGGCATCGACGTCGCGAAGGACAAGATGGTCCTGCAGCGCCTCAAGGAGGCGGCCGAGAAGGCCAAGATCGAGCTGTCGAACGTGCAGGAGACCGAGGTCAACCTGCCGTACCTGACCGCCGACGCCACCGGCCCCAAGCACCTGCTCAAGAAGCTGGCGCGCCCGGCCTTCGAGCGGATGATCGAGGACATCGTCGCCCGCGCGATGGAGCCGTGCAAGAAGGCCCTGGCCGACGCCGGCAAGAAGGCGGCGGACATCGACGAGGTCGTCCTGGTCGGCGGCTCGACCCGCATCCCGATGGTCGGCCAGCGCGTCAAGGACTTCTTCGGGCGCGAGCCCAACCGCACGGTCAACCCCGACGAGGTCGTCGCGCTCGGCGCCGCGGTCCAGGGCGGCGTCCTCACCGGCGACGTCAAGGACATCCTGCTGCTCGACGTCACGCCGCTGTCGCTGGCGATCGAGACCTACGGCGGCGTCGCCACCGTGCTCATCCCGCGCAACACGACCATCCCGACCCGCAAGGCCGAGACCTTCTCGACGGCCTCGGACAACCAGACCACGGTCGAGGTCCACGTCACCCAGGGCGAGCGCCCGATGTCGAAGGACAACAAGACGCTCGGCAAGTTCCAGCTCGGCGGCATCCCGCCGGCCCCGCGCGGCGTGCCGCAGATCGAGGTGTCGTTCGACATCGACGCCAACGGCATCCTCAACGTCACCGCCAAGGACAAGGCGACCGGCGCCGAGCGCAACATCCAGATCACCGCGTCGGGCGGCCTGTCCGAGGCCGACATCAAGCGCGCGGTCGACGAGGCCGCCAGCCACGAGGCCGAGGACAAGGCCCGCAAGGAGGCGATCGAGGCCCGCAACCAGCTCGACTCGCTGCTCTACGGCACGCGCAAGCTGGTCAAGGAGAACGAGGGCAAGTTGTCGGACGCCGACAAGCTCCAGGCCGAGGAGGAGTTCAAGAAGGCCGACGAGGTGCTCGAGGCCAACAAGGAGCCGAGCGAGCCCGAGGCGCTGCGGGCGGCGTTCGAGTCGCTCCAGGCCGTGGCCCACAAGATCGCCGAGTCGATGTACAAGTCGGCCGGCGGGCCCGGTGACGGCGCGCCCGAGGGCGAGCCCGAAGCCGCGAGCGGCGGCGCCGACGACGTGATCGACGCCGACTTCACCGACAAGACCTGA
- a CDS encoding PD40 domain-containing protein, with amino-acid sequence MLLPPAPRRHPWLILALAGACAGDEATPLADAADAATPLADAADGMPPVDAPTPLDAGPRCAPTAPWATPRPLLWVNTPDNELHARLSADELTLYGRIDSVRLTIATRSDRMSNFPVPAPLDLGQSTESFTSPTVTGDGSTLYFIAGVGTDPRIWRARRASPTTPFVDVGPVDELASVANVGSVYVLPDESALYFSSTSFVGPIWRAARGSSGTFAAPVEVAGVAGQTPVVSGDELTIVFATRLTTSNDSHVWMGTRPTTTVPFGSIAQVSAVDAPGLHFPSWISPDDCRLYLYSNRSGGSGGFDIYVADRTP; translated from the coding sequence ATGCTGCTGCCACCCGCGCCGCGCCGACACCCCTGGCTCATCCTCGCCCTGGCCGGCGCCTGCGCTGGCGACGAGGCCACCCCGCTCGCCGACGCCGCCGACGCGGCCACCCCGCTCGCCGACGCCGCCGACGGCATGCCCCCGGTTGACGCGCCAACGCCGCTCGACGCGGGCCCGCGGTGCGCACCGACTGCCCCCTGGGCGACGCCCCGGCCCCTGCTGTGGGTCAACACGCCCGACAACGAACTCCACGCCCGGCTGTCGGCGGACGAGTTGACGTTGTACGGCCGGATCGACAGCGTGCGGCTCACCATCGCGACCCGCAGCGATCGCATGTCGAACTTCCCGGTCCCGGCACCGCTCGACCTGGGCCAGTCGACCGAGTCCTTCACCTCCCCGACCGTCACCGGCGACGGGTCGACGCTGTACTTCATCGCTGGCGTCGGGACCGACCCGCGGATCTGGCGAGCGCGGCGCGCATCACCGACGACGCCGTTCGTCGACGTCGGCCCGGTGGATGAGCTCGCCTCGGTGGCGAACGTCGGGAGCGTCTACGTCCTGCCTGACGAGTCAGCGTTGTATTTCTCGAGCACCAGCTTCGTCGGCCCGATCTGGCGCGCGGCCCGCGGGTCCAGCGGCACGTTCGCCGCCCCGGTCGAGGTCGCCGGCGTGGCCGGCCAGACCCCGGTGGTGAGCGGCGACGAACTCACCATCGTGTTCGCGACCCGCCTTACCACCTCCAACGACAGCCACGTCTGGATGGGCACCCGGCCGACCACCACCGTGCCGTTCGGCAGCATCGCCCAGGTGTCCGCGGTCGACGCGCCGGGGCTCCACTTCCCGTCCTGGATCTCGCCAGACGACTGCCGCCTCTACCTGTACAGCAACCGCAGCGGCGGCAGCGGCGGCTTCGACATCTACGTCGCCGACCGCACGCCGTAG